Proteins from a genomic interval of Paenibacillus sp. RC334:
- the nrdI gene encoding class Ib ribonucleoside-diphosphate reductase assembly flavoprotein NrdI: MLIAYDSKTGNVKRFIGKLKLPAVQIQEQMTIEEPYVLITYTTGFGQIPERVSSFLQKNAQNLVGVAASGNRNWGESFAKSADLISDHYNVPVISKFELSGTFGDVERFKQEVSRVAAY, translated from the coding sequence ATGCTGATTGCCTATGATTCCAAGACCGGCAATGTAAAAAGATTTATCGGGAAGCTCAAGCTTCCGGCGGTCCAAATCCAGGAGCAAATGACTATAGAGGAACCATACGTACTCATTACATATACAACGGGGTTTGGACAGATACCTGAGAGGGTATCTTCCTTTTTGCAAAAAAATGCTCAAAACCTCGTGGGTGTGGCTGCCAGCGGCAACCGTAACTGGGGCGAGAGCTTTGCCAAAAGCGCGGATTTGATCTCCGACCATTATAACGTGCCTGTCATCAGTAAATTTGAATTATCCGGAACGTTCGGCGATGTAGAGCGTTTCAAACAGGAGGTGAGCCGAGTTGCGGCATATTGA
- a CDS encoding GNAT family protein, translated as MPHMIGERIVLREYRQEDIPEIRKWVNDPDITCGLSDVFTYPHSQTNSEAYVQMMIDGNSEIKGFVIAHKDTLDYIGQLDLFKINWMNRHATLGIVIGRDDNLGKGYGREAIRLLQKFVFHTLNLNRLELEVYSYNERAYRCYLACGFKEEGRLRQKLFREGQYYDIIQMGILRSEYEAAEQTTESSQNV; from the coding sequence ATGCCGCATATGATTGGGGAACGCATCGTATTGAGGGAGTATCGTCAGGAGGATATACCGGAAATACGAAAATGGGTCAATGACCCGGATATTACATGCGGTTTGAGCGATGTTTTTACTTATCCTCATTCTCAGACGAATAGCGAAGCCTACGTACAGATGATGATCGACGGTAACTCCGAGATCAAGGGCTTTGTTATTGCGCATAAAGACACACTGGACTATATTGGACAACTGGATTTATTTAAAATCAACTGGATGAATCGGCATGCCACGCTCGGCATTGTGATTGGACGCGACGATAACCTGGGCAAAGGCTACGGACGTGAAGCGATCCGGCTATTACAGAAATTTGTATTTCATACGCTGAATCTGAATCGGCTGGAGCTGGAGGTCTATTCATATAATGAACGTGCATATCGCTGCTATCTGGCCTGCGGCTTCAAGGAGGAAGGTCGGCTGCGGCAAAAGCTGTTCAGAGAAGGCCAATACTATGACATCATTCAAATGGGCATTTTGCGAAGTGAGTATGAGGCTGCGGAGCAAACGACGGAATCTTCGCAGAACGTGTAG
- a CDS encoding ABC transporter substrate-binding protein, protein MFKIRSVRQGSILLLALLLLVTTGCANGTGGTAEKENPDDTSPVTLTFFGGDASSNWNNMKDAIGQEIIKKTGVTLNGEHAVNGRSEEKFALMAASGEYPDLVYPKSDVGKLVDAGALIDLTDLIDKYGPNIKKVYGDYFNRIKYSNDDPAIYTIPTNLGVDHIAFDAQAGFEIQHQALEKLGYPKIRTVQDFEKALKDYVALYPTTNGQPTIPLSLDAEDWKIQITVTNPAVTATGGPDDGEYYIDPKTRKAILHYKRPEEREYFRWLNHMYNEGLLDKDTFVQKSDQYKSKIAAGRVIGLIDQEWNYQDAENALKAAGKDEFTYAHFPVTLSEKYEDHSLQPLGFDAAYGIGITTSCKNPVRAIKFLDFLASDEGQILRNWGIEGQHYKVENGKRVIPPDVQQRKNTDNSAFMRESGIGLYWIWGPHYGDGIKDPSGNYYTTNYPEMITENYSRAEKKSLQAYNARTWKDLFPNEKDFPVKEWGAAYNMPVPTNTNYNVIYQKSQDIVRKRIPEAVLAKPDQFDAVYDRMLQELDQAGVPKAEEIYTGLIQNRLKLWNAEK, encoded by the coding sequence ATGTTCAAGATCAGGTCGGTACGACAAGGCTCCATCCTGCTCCTGGCTTTGTTGCTACTCGTCACGACGGGCTGCGCAAACGGAACAGGCGGTACGGCAGAAAAGGAAAATCCCGATGATACCAGTCCTGTTACACTTACTTTTTTTGGTGGTGACGCCAGCTCGAACTGGAATAACATGAAAGATGCAATTGGACAGGAAATTATCAAAAAAACGGGCGTGACACTGAACGGAGAACATGCCGTCAATGGCCGGAGTGAGGAAAAGTTTGCTTTGATGGCTGCCAGCGGAGAGTATCCTGACCTGGTCTATCCCAAAAGCGATGTCGGTAAGCTGGTCGATGCCGGGGCACTCATTGACTTAACCGACCTGATTGATAAATACGGCCCCAATATCAAGAAAGTGTACGGAGACTATTTTAACCGTATTAAATATAGCAATGACGACCCTGCCATCTATACCATTCCGACAAATTTGGGCGTAGATCACATCGCATTTGACGCACAAGCGGGGTTCGAAATCCAGCATCAGGCACTCGAGAAGCTCGGCTATCCGAAAATTCGCACGGTTCAGGATTTTGAAAAAGCACTCAAGGACTATGTAGCCCTATATCCCACCACTAACGGTCAGCCTACCATCCCCCTCTCCCTTGATGCCGAAGATTGGAAAATTCAAATTACCGTGACAAATCCGGCAGTTACCGCTACAGGCGGACCGGACGATGGAGAGTATTATATCGATCCCAAGACGCGTAAAGCCATTCTCCACTACAAACGCCCGGAGGAACGGGAATATTTTCGCTGGCTGAATCATATGTACAACGAAGGACTGCTGGATAAGGATACTTTTGTGCAAAAAAGCGATCAATACAAGTCCAAAATCGCCGCAGGTCGTGTGATTGGACTCATCGATCAGGAGTGGAATTATCAGGATGCCGAAAACGCGCTCAAAGCGGCGGGCAAGGATGAATTTACCTACGCGCATTTCCCGGTTACGTTAAGCGAGAAATACGAGGATCATTCCCTCCAGCCGCTTGGCTTTGATGCTGCATACGGGATCGGAATTACGACCTCGTGCAAAAATCCCGTGCGTGCCATCAAATTTCTGGATTTTCTGGCCTCCGACGAAGGACAAATTTTGCGCAACTGGGGAATCGAAGGCCAGCATTACAAAGTAGAGAATGGCAAACGGGTTATTCCGCCCGATGTGCAGCAACGTAAAAACACCGATAATTCCGCTTTTATGAGAGAGTCGGGCATCGGTTTATATTGGATATGGGGACCGCATTACGGTGACGGCATCAAGGACCCTTCCGGCAACTACTATACGACGAACTATCCCGAGATGATTACCGAAAATTACAGCCGGGCCGAAAAAAAATCCCTGCAAGCCTACAATGCTCGAACGTGGAAGGACCTGTTCCCGAACGAAAAGGATTTTCCAGTGAAAGAATGGGGCGCCGCCTACAACATGCCCGTTCCGACCAATACGAACTACAATGTCATTTATCAGAAGTCGCAGGACATTGTGCGCAAACGGATTCCCGAGGCTGTACTCGCCAAGCCCGATCAATTTGATGCTGTCTATGACCGCATGCTCCAAGAGCTGGATCAGGCGGGCGTGCCGAAGGCTGAAGAAATCTACACCGGACTGATCCAAAATCGGCTTAAGCTGTGGAACGCAGAAAAATAA
- a CDS encoding LacI family DNA-binding transcriptional regulator: MRGKITLQEIADAAGVSKFAVSRALSGKPGVSEETRAVLVKLAAQMGYFRNHPKTTGVEPRDTDAGEWSGTVLVLFPNIRHQNRESRYWGPVFEGISERLNGKGMNMLTLTEPSTEDMFSLLNPEAIRGIITVGSISTSILLNIYRMSIPVVMVDHWDAAFLSDTVFTDNRTCMSELMRNVLCRGYTRFQFVGNIDDAHSFYERWEAFRSTLELGGIDLKQNGALLHMGAQKLAEELDKLTEDELPEIFVCVNDVTAGHVVDVLKRKGIDVPRRCGVTGFDDTSEQMPIYATVRVDKELLGMRAVDQLLWRITNPDSPVEKKLLHAELVIREGYAPRLSQGNDDHEHPISTIKYS, translated from the coding sequence ATGCGTGGAAAAATAACGTTGCAGGAAATTGCGGATGCGGCCGGTGTTTCAAAGTTCGCTGTTTCGCGTGCATTGTCCGGCAAGCCCGGAGTAAGTGAGGAGACGAGGGCAGTGTTGGTCAAGCTGGCTGCCCAGATGGGCTATTTTCGCAATCATCCAAAGACAACGGGGGTGGAACCTCGGGACACGGATGCCGGGGAATGGTCGGGAACTGTGCTGGTGTTATTTCCGAATATACGGCACCAGAACAGAGAATCCAGGTATTGGGGTCCTGTGTTTGAAGGCATTTCTGAGCGCCTGAATGGAAAGGGAATGAACATGCTGACGTTAACGGAGCCTTCAACAGAGGATATGTTTTCTTTGCTGAATCCAGAAGCGATCAGGGGCATTATCACAGTGGGGTCGATTTCTACTTCTATATTGCTGAATATTTATCGGATGAGCATTCCGGTCGTCATGGTGGACCATTGGGATGCTGCGTTTTTAAGCGATACGGTGTTTACAGATAACCGCACATGTATGTCTGAACTCATGAGAAATGTGCTGTGCAGGGGCTATACCCGTTTTCAATTTGTCGGAAATATCGACGATGCTCACAGTTTCTATGAACGTTGGGAAGCTTTTCGCTCCACACTGGAGCTTGGAGGAATAGACTTAAAGCAAAACGGAGCTTTGCTCCACATGGGAGCGCAGAAGCTCGCCGAGGAATTGGACAAGCTGACCGAGGATGAATTGCCGGAGATCTTTGTATGTGTGAATGATGTGACTGCCGGGCACGTGGTGGATGTGCTCAAACGAAAGGGAATTGACGTCCCAAGGCGCTGTGGAGTGACTGGTTTTGACGATACGAGCGAGCAGATGCCGATTTATGCTACGGTGAGAGTGGATAAGGAGCTGCTGGGAATGCGTGCGGTGGATCAATTGCTATGGCGTATAACCAACCCGGATTCGCCCGTCGAGAAAAAGCTGCTGCACGCGGAGCTAGTCATACGGGAGGGGTATGCGCCGCGGCTCAGTCAGGGAAATGATGATCATGAACACCCGATTAGTACAATCAAATATAGTTGA
- a CDS encoding glycoside hydrolase family 2 protein has protein sequence MFNVTGLDNWRFREAQGDEWLSAKVPGCVHTDLLRHGKIPDPFIGTNEEKVQWIDKQDWIYEAHFEMSVEQLQCPCVELVLEGLDTYAEVKVNGHPVLTANNMFRMWRRDVKAWVQQGENRLEIAFRSPIAEDVPKLEQLGYALPAPNDQSEAGGLADKKVSVFARKAPYHYGWDWGPRLVTSGIWREVRVEAWSGLIVRDLFIRQDEISAEGARLTAVAEIENAGEIREADLRISADGREWSKPVRLLKGRQTVDLELYMEQPKLWWCRGLGEPHLYTFAAELVERDEGAVIAEKTVKTGLRSIRLVRERDVVGESFYFELNGVPVFAKGANHIPNDSFAPEVTRERYRHEIASAAASHMNMLRVWGGGIYEEDVFYELCDEYGLLIWQDFMFACSMYPGDQAFLDNVAKEAEDNIKRLRNHPCIALWCGNNEIDSAWAHYEEKGGWDWKKNYTPAQRERLWSDYETLFHRILPEVVHSWSPQTAYWPSSPLIGLSEDRNQHAHPSSTAGDVHYWGVWHASEPFENYHVHVGRFMSEYGFQSFPEYRSVRAYAEENDLELESAVMLAHQKNGAGNRLIKEYMERYMREPKDFKAFLPMSQILQAEAMKMAIEAHRRRKPYCMGTLYWQMNDCWPVASWSSMDYFGRWKALQYTAKRSFVDVLLSVADTEQGNKELHIVNDTLKPVQGTLRLTLLHIRGSKAIREEDIQVEQQANAAGSVHILPADKWLKGLNPAEHMLVARLIQNGEPVDSCEVYFADTKEMHLPQPNIEVTEVQGSGGSSFNLRSDVLARHVWLSADQEGIFSDNHLDLAPGIPKTVGFLALGRGSSAFEAASPGKLTVRSLLDWIQD, from the coding sequence ATGTTCAATGTGACAGGGTTGGATAACTGGAGGTTTAGGGAAGCGCAAGGTGATGAGTGGCTTAGCGCGAAGGTACCGGGATGTGTGCATACGGACCTTTTACGACATGGTAAAATTCCTGATCCTTTTATCGGAACGAACGAGGAGAAGGTACAATGGATTGACAAACAGGACTGGATATACGAAGCCCATTTTGAAATGAGTGTGGAACAGCTTCAGTGCCCGTGTGTAGAATTGGTGCTGGAGGGCTTGGACACGTATGCGGAGGTAAAAGTGAATGGACACCCCGTTTTGACGGCCAACAATATGTTTCGGATGTGGAGACGGGATGTGAAGGCATGGGTTCAACAGGGAGAGAATCGGCTGGAAATCGCGTTCCGTTCTCCAATAGCTGAGGATGTGCCCAAGCTGGAACAACTAGGTTACGCTCTTCCTGCGCCGAATGATCAGTCCGAAGCAGGTGGTTTGGCGGACAAAAAGGTAAGCGTTTTCGCGCGCAAGGCTCCTTACCATTACGGTTGGGATTGGGGACCGAGGCTGGTGACGAGTGGCATTTGGAGAGAGGTGCGCGTGGAGGCATGGTCCGGCCTTATCGTAAGGGACTTGTTTATCCGGCAGGATGAAATAAGTGCAGAGGGAGCCAGACTCACGGCTGTGGCAGAGATTGAGAATGCGGGTGAGATCAGAGAAGCCGATCTGCGTATTTCCGCTGACGGCAGGGAGTGGTCGAAGCCTGTTCGTTTGTTGAAGGGAAGGCAAACGGTGGATCTGGAATTGTATATGGAGCAGCCAAAGCTGTGGTGGTGCCGGGGACTTGGAGAGCCGCATCTATATACGTTTGCAGCTGAGCTTGTGGAGCGGGATGAAGGAGCTGTAATCGCGGAAAAAACGGTGAAGACGGGCTTGCGTTCGATTCGTCTTGTGCGTGAACGGGATGTGGTGGGAGAGAGTTTTTATTTTGAACTGAACGGGGTTCCAGTGTTTGCGAAGGGAGCCAACCATATTCCGAATGACAGCTTTGCCCCTGAAGTGACACGGGAAAGGTATCGGCATGAGATTGCCAGCGCTGCCGCCTCTCATATGAACATGTTGCGGGTCTGGGGCGGCGGTATTTATGAGGAAGACGTATTTTATGAGCTTTGCGATGAATACGGTTTATTGATATGGCAGGATTTTATGTTCGCGTGCAGTATGTACCCGGGCGATCAAGCTTTTTTGGACAATGTGGCTAAGGAAGCGGAGGACAACATCAAGCGTCTGCGCAATCATCCATGTATCGCGTTATGGTGCGGCAATAATGAGATTGATTCGGCTTGGGCGCATTATGAGGAGAAGGGAGGCTGGGACTGGAAAAAGAATTATACGCCAGCGCAGCGAGAGCGCTTGTGGTCTGATTATGAGACGCTCTTTCACCGGATTTTACCGGAAGTGGTACACAGCTGGTCCCCGCAGACGGCATATTGGCCCTCGTCTCCACTGATCGGCCTGTCTGAAGACCGAAATCAGCATGCTCATCCGTCCTCGACGGCTGGGGATGTTCATTACTGGGGCGTGTGGCACGCATCTGAGCCTTTTGAGAATTACCATGTGCATGTGGGGCGTTTTATGAGTGAATATGGCTTTCAGTCCTTTCCCGAATACAGGTCCGTGCGCGCTTATGCGGAAGAGAACGATCTGGAGCTGGAATCTGCGGTAATGCTGGCCCATCAAAAGAACGGGGCGGGCAATCGCCTGATTAAAGAATATATGGAACGGTACATGCGGGAGCCGAAGGATTTTAAAGCTTTTCTTCCCATGAGTCAGATTTTACAGGCGGAAGCGATGAAAATGGCCATCGAGGCGCATCGGCGTCGCAAACCTTACTGCATGGGCACATTGTATTGGCAAATGAATGATTGCTGGCCCGTTGCCTCCTGGTCGAGTATGGACTATTTTGGTCGCTGGAAGGCGCTGCAATATACGGCTAAGCGCAGCTTTGTAGACGTGTTGCTGAGCGTGGCGGATACGGAGCAGGGTAATAAGGAGCTGCATATTGTCAACGATACGCTAAAACCTGTTCAAGGCACGCTGCGGCTGACGCTTTTGCATATCCGGGGTAGTAAGGCCATCCGTGAAGAGGACATTCAGGTAGAGCAGCAAGCTAATGCAGCGGGGTCGGTACATATACTGCCTGCCGACAAATGGCTGAAGGGCCTGAACCCTGCTGAGCATATGCTGGTCGCACGTTTGATACAAAACGGTGAACCGGTGGATTCCTGTGAAGTTTATTTTGCTGACACAAAAGAGATGCATTTGCCGCAGCCGAATATTGAAGTAACAGAGGTGCAGGGAAGCGGAGGAAGCAGCTTTAACCTTCGCTCGGATGTATTGGCGAGGCATGTATGGCTGTCGGCGGACCAGGAAGGCATTTTCAGCGACAATCATCTGGATTTGGCTCCCGGTATTCCTAAAACGGTGGGATTTTTGGCTCTGGGCAGAGGGAGCTCGGCTTTTGAGGCAGCTTCTCCAGGCAAACTGACGGTACGCTCGTTGCTAGATTGGATACAAGATTAG
- a CDS encoding AraC family transcriptional regulator, translating to MMRKSWYRRLFFSYFPIFMLTVSILIFLSFLIVNEISRNETGKANRITTGFVMDSVEKSLTKVEMDVLSEAETNKSYSYFLNGQAQSGSTMLYGLAGSLRALKDNHELVHSIYIYRMKDQKVLTRSGLQDAKTFGDYPYIEQALRSEDRQWSPVREWKEPGKHTSDRVISMHKRLPLPFGGQGLLVVNIGVYPLEQMIGQMTNPAVSYLVIKDGNGHTIYPVASGAGGAVKEEDGQQLTHLPSARLGWSFESGIRAGQLFEWVSVISYVWIVLGLAVVVLAVIYIIYVTRRNYRPIQLMMQRIQQLPGRPGEENNKDELWMIDHALQSLIRQTVDYEQQEQANVLIRRRQLFLDLMEGTTMETAAVRLDNLSPFVDDTQREAIRVYAVMVVELHDLELEQPYTTEGPQAGSRSSNEHGSEDQRLSLSLLGVMQELAATYGWQGWAEWMSRERIAILLRKEDGDGEGLLAVKLQEMAQTGCEWLQGHLGVQLTIGIGGQTQELEYIKDSYRASVSALRYRLTLGVRDIVTSDQVPQDNEIPLYTYLPLISETIRSFRLASHDWRGQLEGIFATMETDKLKDGDILTVIQWLQELLEREMREMKDVSGALDRYFNGSEMERWRFEVESAPSLALMHTLMLEHMTTVYRTYVAASETKSYRAMVSEMKQYIEEHYTNPDLSLNHLSERFDVSPKYASHLFKTEFDMKFVDFLTRLRMNHAQQMLCNTTETVQHIATQVGYANSITFGRVFKRVVGVTPGDYRKLRMKPEDSSLTGGAL from the coding sequence ATGATGCGAAAGAGCTGGTACAGGAGATTGTTTTTTTCCTATTTCCCGATTTTTATGTTGACCGTGTCTATTCTCATTTTTTTATCCTTCCTGATCGTGAATGAGATATCGCGTAATGAAACCGGGAAGGCGAATCGGATCACGACCGGATTTGTGATGGACAGTGTGGAAAAGTCGCTGACGAAGGTAGAAATGGACGTATTAAGCGAGGCGGAAACCAATAAGAGCTACAGCTACTTTCTGAATGGACAGGCGCAGAGCGGCAGTACGATGTTGTATGGACTGGCAGGAAGCTTGCGTGCGCTCAAGGATAATCATGAATTGGTACATTCTATTTATATTTACAGGATGAAAGATCAAAAGGTACTTACCAGGAGCGGACTTCAGGATGCCAAGACATTTGGCGATTATCCGTATATCGAGCAGGCGCTGCGGTCTGAGGATCGGCAGTGGTCACCAGTGCGGGAATGGAAGGAGCCGGGCAAACATACGTCAGATCGTGTGATTTCGATGCATAAGCGTCTTCCGTTGCCGTTCGGGGGACAAGGGTTGCTGGTGGTCAATATCGGTGTGTATCCGTTAGAGCAAATGATCGGTCAAATGACGAATCCGGCGGTTTCTTATCTGGTGATTAAGGATGGCAATGGGCATACGATCTATCCGGTTGCATCCGGCGCAGGGGGAGCTGTAAAAGAGGAAGACGGACAGCAATTGACTCATCTGCCGTCGGCCCGGCTAGGGTGGAGCTTCGAAAGTGGCATTCGTGCCGGGCAACTGTTCGAGTGGGTGTCTGTGATTTCTTATGTTTGGATTGTGCTCGGGCTGGCTGTTGTCGTATTGGCAGTGATCTACATTATTTATGTAACACGCAGAAATTACAGGCCGATTCAACTGATGATGCAGCGCATTCAACAATTGCCGGGCCGCCCCGGTGAGGAAAACAACAAAGATGAGCTGTGGATGATTGATCACGCGCTGCAAAGTCTGATTCGGCAAACGGTCGATTATGAACAGCAAGAGCAGGCGAATGTACTTATTCGGCGACGACAGCTGTTCCTTGACCTGATGGAAGGTACAACCATGGAAACGGCCGCGGTGCGTTTGGATAATCTGTCTCCTTTTGTGGACGATACCCAGAGAGAGGCTATCCGTGTCTACGCCGTCATGGTGGTAGAGCTGCATGATCTGGAACTGGAGCAGCCGTACACAACAGAAGGACCACAAGCGGGTAGTAGAAGTTCGAATGAGCATGGAAGTGAAGATCAACGCCTAAGCCTGTCGTTGCTTGGTGTGATGCAGGAGCTTGCAGCCACTTATGGTTGGCAGGGCTGGGCAGAATGGATGAGCCGCGAAAGAATTGCCATTTTGCTGCGGAAAGAGGATGGTGATGGGGAAGGGTTGCTGGCTGTGAAGCTGCAAGAGATGGCGCAAACGGGCTGCGAGTGGCTACAGGGTCATCTGGGTGTACAGCTCACCATCGGAATTGGTGGTCAAACTCAAGAGCTGGAGTATATTAAGGATTCCTATCGGGCGTCTGTTTCTGCCCTTCGGTATCGGCTAACGCTCGGGGTACGCGATATTGTGACCAGTGACCAGGTTCCGCAGGACAATGAAATTCCGTTATATACGTATCTGCCGTTGATTTCAGAGACGATCCGTTCTTTTCGGCTGGCCAGCCATGATTGGCGTGGACAGTTGGAAGGTATATTCGCAACGATGGAAACGGACAAGTTGAAGGATGGGGATATTTTAACCGTGATTCAGTGGTTACAGGAGCTGCTGGAAAGGGAAATGCGCGAGATGAAGGACGTGTCGGGCGCATTGGATCGTTATTTTAACGGTTCGGAGATGGAGAGGTGGAGATTTGAGGTGGAGTCTGCTCCTTCGCTGGCCCTGATGCACACCCTGATGCTGGAACACATGACCACCGTGTACCGGACTTATGTTGCAGCCAGTGAAACCAAGAGCTATCGGGCTATGGTCAGTGAGATGAAGCAGTATATTGAAGAGCATTATACGAACCCGGATTTATCTTTGAATCATTTGAGCGAACGTTTTGATGTATCGCCTAAATATGCCAGTCATCTGTTTAAAACTGAGTTTGATATGAAATTCGTGGATTTTTTGACCCGGTTGCGCATGAACCATGCCCAGCAAATGCTGTGCAACACTACAGAGACGGTTCAGCATATTGCCACCCAGGTCGGTTATGCCAATTCGATTACCTTTGGACGGGTGTTCAAGCGTGTGGTTGGTGTAACGCCGGGAGATTATCGCAAGCTGAGAATGAAGCCGGAAGATTCATCGTTAACAGGGGGAGCGCTTTAG